In Paenibacillus sp. G2S3, a single window of DNA contains:
- a CDS encoding GNAT family N-acetyltransferase, with protein sequence MLRKEPNALTPQMYAELRQKVDFQEYSLEDVAQALEKTLFSVVIFDDDKPIGIGRIVGDDRIVFFIKDVVVDPEYQKQSIGYTIMHSLMTYIQEKACENAYIGLMATPNTEKFYEKFGFIQRPNKDFGHGMVKFVN encoded by the coding sequence ATGCTTAGGAAAGAACCAAACGCATTAACACCCCAGATGTATGCTGAGCTACGCCAAAAAGTCGATTTCCAAGAATATTCATTAGAAGATGTTGCACAGGCATTAGAAAAAACGCTATTTTCAGTTGTTATATTTGATGATGATAAACCAATTGGAATTGGTCGAATTGTAGGAGACGATAGAATTGTGTTCTTCATTAAGGATGTAGTAGTTGATCCTGAGTACCAGAAACAATCGATAGGTTATACTATCATGCATTCCTTAATGACTTACATTCAGGAAAAAGCGTGTGAGAATGCCTATATAGGTTTAATGGCTACTCCGAATACGGAGAAATTCTACGAGAAATTCGGATTTATTCAACGTCCTAATAAGGATTTTGGCCACGGAATGGTTAAATTTGTGAATTGA
- a CDS encoding MFS transporter — translation MKHKWMNSPYTFALGMFAMMVPSQAFSSFYSYFYVEKLGLGIGLATLARTIFLIWDAVNNPLFGYWSDRTNTRYGRRRPWVFGSIPLFMLAFVLVFSPPGGLSENGLFTWFLVTLIFYEAVATVLWVNYGALLPELFRGDRIRAKASAIQQGYQVVALLIGTALTPILFAAINFSNMAIVYACVFGVFMFLCMMNVQEKKETTKTEPLKLIPAFRETIRNKKFWVFNISNSFAQTVNGLVSSMIPFYAKYVLHISEAQVSIMLAAVFVSVIPLVFVWYWIIRKMDGVKAWRLSLILYALSVIPLWFGYDLVSGVAAGIVVGFGLAGFLVTPAIVGGKIIDEDAEKTGLRREGIYTAVSGFITRSSGLISALAFFIVGMIFGYKGGDDPGSDPEATFRYLISVVPLCLLAISVVISFTIKFTFTGQLRGDADYEQKINHQL, via the coding sequence GTGAAACATAAATGGATGAACTCGCCGTACACCTTTGCTTTAGGGATGTTTGCGATGATGGTTCCCAGTCAGGCTTTTAGTTCTTTTTACAGTTATTTTTATGTGGAGAAATTGGGCTTGGGCATTGGACTTGCTACACTGGCCAGAACAATCTTTCTGATCTGGGATGCGGTGAATAATCCGCTGTTTGGATACTGGTCAGACCGCACAAATACCCGCTATGGTCGGCGTAGACCCTGGGTGTTCGGCTCGATTCCGTTATTTATGCTGGCGTTTGTGCTAGTGTTTTCCCCACCGGGCGGATTATCGGAGAATGGACTTTTCACTTGGTTTTTAGTGACACTTATTTTCTATGAGGCCGTGGCTACGGTCTTGTGGGTGAACTATGGTGCACTGCTTCCAGAGCTTTTCCGTGGAGATCGTATTCGGGCAAAAGCCTCTGCGATTCAGCAAGGGTATCAAGTGGTTGCCCTGTTAATTGGTACTGCTTTAACGCCAATTCTTTTCGCAGCGATTAACTTCTCTAATATGGCTATCGTGTATGCCTGTGTCTTCGGTGTGTTTATGTTTTTATGTATGATGAATGTCCAAGAGAAGAAAGAGACCACTAAGACTGAACCGTTGAAGCTCATCCCGGCTTTTCGGGAAACGATTCGGAATAAGAAGTTCTGGGTGTTTAATATTTCGAACTCTTTTGCCCAAACGGTTAATGGACTTGTAAGCTCGATGATTCCCTTTTATGCAAAATATGTTCTACATATTTCAGAAGCACAGGTATCTATTATGCTCGCGGCTGTCTTTGTGTCGGTCATTCCATTAGTGTTCGTGTGGTATTGGATTATTCGTAAGATGGATGGGGTCAAGGCATGGCGGCTATCGCTTATCCTATATGCTTTATCTGTCATTCCGCTATGGTTCGGTTATGATCTTGTAAGTGGTGTGGCCGCTGGCATTGTTGTTGGTTTCGGACTAGCAGGATTTCTAGTAACCCCGGCAATCGTAGGTGGAAAAATTATTGATGAGGATGCGGAGAAGACAGGTCTGAGAAGAGAAGGCATCTATACCGCGGTAAGTGGATTCATCACTCGCTCGAGCGGATTAATCTCGGCGCTGGCTTTTTTCATTGTAGGGATGATCTTTGGTTACAAGGGTGGCGATGACCCAGGGTCTGATCCAGAAGCAACGTTCCGATATTTAATAAGCGTGGTGCCGTTATGTCTGCTAGCGATATCTGTTGTCATATCTTTTACTATTAAATTTACATTTACGGGGCAACTGAGAGGTGATGCTGACTATGAGCAAAAGATTAATCATCAATTGTGA
- a CDS encoding polysaccharide deacetylase family protein: protein MSKRLIINCDDFGQSPAMNQAIMHLLEEGKVSSATIMAVAPGFEEAAAWCSRRQQRNVGLHLTMTSEFEALRWSSLTGDSSLHDDGGHQYKTVKEFEQGAQTKAVLKEIVAQYERVKQAGIMISHVDNHMGSLYGMETGRSLLPQTLWRISRWGLPSRFFRYIHPEDPLLGSLKNIERPVALGSGLADTLGVPIPDYLLSHPFGVEEGETYDRFKQSIIAKLYSLPDGVSETYIHPGIDDPWMLANIPHWEKRVWEYRLPFDNDFAYAIRDARVELTDYRYVQEHLKRPRIRSAGRLLKKLISS from the coding sequence ATGAGCAAAAGATTAATCATCAATTGTGATGATTTTGGGCAAAGCCCTGCCATGAATCAGGCGATTATGCATCTATTAGAAGAGGGAAAAGTATCTTCAGCGACGATCATGGCGGTGGCCCCTGGATTCGAGGAGGCTGCTGCATGGTGTAGCCGTAGGCAACAACGAAATGTGGGCCTTCATTTGACAATGACCAGTGAGTTTGAGGCTTTACGCTGGAGCAGCCTGACGGGGGACTCTTCATTACATGACGATGGCGGGCATCAGTATAAGACGGTAAAAGAGTTCGAGCAGGGAGCGCAGACAAAAGCTGTGCTAAAGGAGATTGTTGCGCAGTACGAACGAGTGAAGCAAGCCGGAATAATGATTAGTCATGTAGACAACCATATGGGAAGTTTATATGGCATGGAAACGGGACGTAGCCTGCTTCCGCAGACGTTGTGGAGAATTTCACGCTGGGGATTGCCATCACGATTCTTTCGATACATCCATCCAGAGGATCCCCTTCTAGGATCACTGAAAAATATTGAACGTCCTGTTGCACTTGGATCTGGGCTGGCCGATACACTGGGAGTCCCGATTCCTGATTATTTGTTGTCCCATCCTTTTGGTGTGGAGGAAGGTGAGACGTATGATCGTTTTAAACAATCCATCATCGCCAAGCTGTATTCGCTACCTGATGGCGTTAGTGAAACCTATATTCATCCCGGAATCGACGATCCATGGATGCTTGCAAATATACCACATTGGGAGAAGCGAGTCTGGGAATATCGCCTACCCTTTGATAATGATTTTGCCTATGCGATCCGTGATGCTAGAGTTGAATTGACGGATTATCGCTATGTACAGGAGCATTTAAAGCGCCCACGAATAAGATCTGCGGGGAGACTTTTGAAGAAACTGATAAGTTCATGA
- the dcuC gene encoding C4-dicarboxylate transporter DcuC has translation MDIIMYGSAILAIFIIVYMLIKQMDIKITLFFIGIVLMFIAILMGNGISAKGFESSGALWLDPLVAIADQFKSSLTSAGFIILILGGYTAYMSYINANDVTVNVLTKPLGKIKSVYILVPVVFLLGNLLSLVIPSASNLAIILLATLFPVLKKAGMTTLSAAAIIATSATIVPTPMGGDNVAVATELAQYANYAGMTVTDYVFRYHALVSIPTLLVMAVVHYFWQKRMDKKMGVDTEHAEVELKDVKLVEGGKLFTTVYALLPVLPILFLIVVFILQSASSMTINISVEVVALLSFAIAIVCELIRKKNTKQVLDGTEHFFKGMGSAVPIVVLLVAASVFVTGLKSIGLIESLETAMTGIHGSSLGFILPLILVGLTALIVILSGSGTALFYSMIPLLVPLANAAGINPIAVTVPMGLAGNLFRAVSPVAAVVLIVAGSVKKNPIEIVKRTSVPMIVGVVFMFILSMIVFL, from the coding sequence ATGGACATAATCATGTACGGCTCAGCGATTCTGGCGATTTTTATTATTGTATATATGTTAATTAAGCAAATGGATATTAAAATTACACTATTCTTTATCGGTATTGTACTAATGTTCATTGCGATACTAATGGGTAATGGAATTAGTGCTAAAGGTTTTGAATCTTCGGGTGCGCTATGGTTAGATCCATTAGTAGCCATTGCAGACCAGTTTAAATCGTCACTCACTTCTGCTGGTTTCATCATTCTTATTCTTGGTGGATATACAGCATACATGTCCTATATTAATGCGAATGATGTGACCGTCAATGTATTAACGAAACCACTGGGCAAAATTAAATCGGTATATATTCTTGTGCCTGTGGTTTTCTTACTAGGAAATCTGTTGTCTCTTGTTATACCTAGTGCCTCAAATCTAGCTATAATTTTACTTGCAACCTTATTCCCTGTATTGAAAAAAGCAGGAATGACAACGTTATCCGCAGCAGCGATCATTGCTACATCCGCGACTATCGTACCAACCCCAATGGGTGGGGATAACGTTGCAGTAGCAACTGAATTAGCACAGTATGCTAACTATGCCGGTATGACCGTAACTGATTATGTATTCCGTTACCATGCGTTAGTGTCCATCCCTACTTTATTAGTAATGGCTGTTGTACATTATTTCTGGCAAAAACGTATGGATAAAAAGATGGGTGTCGACACAGAACATGCAGAAGTTGAATTAAAGGATGTTAAGCTAGTGGAAGGTGGAAAACTGTTTACAACGGTTTACGCTTTGTTGCCAGTGCTTCCTATTCTGTTTCTAATCGTAGTATTTATACTTCAATCTGCCTCCAGTATGACTATCAATATAAGCGTTGAGGTAGTAGCCTTATTATCTTTCGCTATTGCAATTGTTTGTGAATTAATCCGTAAAAAGAATACAAAGCAAGTGTTGGATGGTACAGAGCATTTCTTTAAAGGTATGGGCAGCGCAGTTCCAATTGTTGTTCTGTTGGTTGCGGCATCTGTATTCGTTACAGGCTTGAAATCGATTGGACTTATCGAATCCTTGGAAACAGCGATGACTGGTATTCACGGCTCCAGCCTTGGATTTATTCTTCCACTCATTCTCGTTGGTTTGACTGCACTAATCGTTATTTTGAGTGGTAGCGGTACGGCGCTCTTCTATTCGATGATTCCTCTATTGGTTCCTCTCGCTAATGCTGCGGGTATTAACCCAATTGCAGTTACAGTACCAATGGGTCTTGCAGGTAACCTGTTTAGAGCGGTATCTCCAGTCGCGGCCGTTGTTCTTATTGTAGCTGGCTCCGTTAAGAAGAATCCGATTGAGATTGTAAAACGCACATCAGTACCAATGATTGTAGGTGTAGTATTTATGTTCATCCTTTCCATGATCGTATTTTTGTAA
- the rihC gene encoding ribonucleoside hydrolase RihC: MLKRPIIIDTDPGIDDAVAIAIALYSEELDVKLITTVAGNVGVDKVTNNALKLLKYYKKEVPVAMGAASPLIKPLKDASNVHGVSGMEGFDFEEPTNDLLLEDNAVNAMYKVIKESTTPITLVPIGPLTNIALLFKIYPEVKNNIQEIVLMGGSATRGNMGVMSEFNIHVDPEAAKIVFDSGLPIVMAGLDVGWKALVLPEDSAQLENMNDVGKMIHSLFKRYRGGSMKTGLKMYDSCAIAYLLKPEMFETVDTHVDIELNGSMTAGTTIVDLKGYLGKPNNAKVCLDIDQQLFREWLLDSLRKCN, encoded by the coding sequence ATGTTGAAAAGACCGATTATTATTGATACTGATCCTGGGATTGATGATGCAGTCGCCATAGCCATTGCTTTGTACAGTGAAGAGCTTGATGTCAAGCTGATCACAACTGTAGCAGGGAATGTAGGAGTAGACAAAGTAACAAATAATGCATTAAAGCTGCTGAAATATTATAAAAAGGAAGTTCCGGTTGCTATGGGAGCGGCTTCCCCGCTGATTAAACCACTGAAAGATGCTAGTAATGTGCACGGTGTTAGCGGAATGGAAGGTTTTGATTTTGAAGAGCCTACAAATGATCTTCTGCTTGAAGATAATGCGGTCAACGCAATGTATAAAGTGATTAAAGAAAGTACAACCCCGATTACGCTGGTTCCGATTGGACCGCTTACTAATATCGCGTTACTGTTTAAAATTTACCCAGAAGTGAAAAATAACATTCAAGAAATCGTTCTAATGGGGGGATCAGCTACAAGAGGGAATATGGGTGTAATGTCTGAATTTAATATTCATGTGGATCCGGAAGCTGCGAAAATTGTTTTTGATAGTGGACTTCCGATTGTTATGGCTGGTTTAGACGTTGGATGGAAAGCGCTTGTATTACCAGAGGACTCTGCTCAATTAGAAAATATGAACGATGTCGGAAAAATGATCCACAGCCTCTTTAAGCGGTACCGTGGCGGCAGTATGAAGACGGGATTGAAAATGTATGATAGCTGTGCAATTGCCTATTTGTTAAAGCCAGAAATGTTTGAAACGGTTGATACCCACGTGGATATAGAACTGAACGGTAGTATGACAGCAGGAACTACAATTGTTGATTTGAAGGGATATTTAGGTAAGCCTAATAATGCCAAAGTATGTCTTGATATCGATCAACAATTATTTCGAGAATGGCTACTAGATAGCTTGAGAAAATGTAACTAA